GCAAATAAATTGCCTATTTGCTCGGTTTTAAAATTTCATTGATTTCTTCTAAAGCGCTTTTTATAGTTTCCTTGTTTAGAAATTCTTCTAAAATTTTGGAAAATTCTGCTGTCCAATCACCATGATTATTTATTAGCCAATATATAAAAGCATATTCTTCTTTTGAATTACTAAAATTCTCAAATTTATCACAATAATAATGCTCGTTATGTCTGCAGATATTGTCAGTATTTTTTCCAGTTAATTCTTGAAAACAATTTATATATTGTTTATACTTCTCATCCCCTTCAAGATAGTTTATTTTAAAGGTTAACCCAAAATGATTATACTTGCTTTTTCCAAAATAAACACCTATACTTGGCCGTACATCATCCTCACCTTTATAAATTTCAGGATAAAAATCAAACCAATCATAATTAAATCTATTTTCATCAAGTTCACATCCAAGCCATTGTCCATGCTTGTTTATGGATTGTGCTTTTTCAAATTTTTCTTTTAATTCATGAAAGAATTCGCTTACTAGTTCTTTACATAGCTCATCCCATTTATCTTTTACGATATCTTTTGCTTTTTTGTATTTATCATATTCTATATCTTTAAAATCATTTTTGTTTTTTGTGTATTTGTATAAAGTCATAGTTTTTTCTAAATTTTCTTTTAAGAATCTTAATACATCATCTTTAGCTTCAAATTCTTCTGTAAGATACCATTTTAAAAGAGTTTTGTATTGGTTTAGGGTAAAAATCACATTTTCCATATCTTCTTTAAAATCTTCTTCAATCTCATTTTTTTCAAATTTATCTTTGCAAGTGCTGATACATAAATTTATCCATTCTTTAATCCACTTATAATCCATTTTAAAATAATAACTCATTGTTTTATTGCTGCTATCGTGTATAAAGTTATTTTGTATCTTAAACCCATTTTTTGCGCCTAAGCTGATCTGACTAGGCTCTGCATTTTCATCCATATGTAAATAAATAGTAAGTATATTTTCATGAAAATTATCTATGCTTTTTATTTTATTTTTCAAATGGTTTATATAGTCTTTGAGTTGATTTTTTTGATCTTTTGCATAAAGTTTGTTTTCTATGATGATATATCTTTTGTCTTTTAAACTTATGAGTATATCGATCCTTCTATTATCTTTCACGCAAGCTTCTGTTTCTACACTTTCTATATCTTGAACTGTAAGTTCTTTGAAATTGCTAGCCTGTACGCTTTCTCCGAGCTTTTTTAAAAACTCATTTGCGAAAAGTTCTTGGTAATGATCAGCATGTGGATTGATTAAATAAGCTATAAATTTAGAATGATAATTTTCCTTATGCTCAACACCCAAAGCCTCAAAAATATTGATATCGCTCATACCTTTTTTAGCATTGTTTTTAAATGTTTCGCTAACTTTTAATAACTCTTCAATGAAATCTTGCATTTTTAAACCTTTGGAATGATTTTTGAAATTATACTACAAAAATATGGACTATTAATGTCTATATTTTTTAGTTATCATTCTTGTAAATGACTCATAAAGGATTAAAAATGTTTAATACCATGAAACATATCCTAACTCACATTGCTGAAGATTTGCTTGCAAAAATTAGAAAATGAGTCAAAGTTAAAATCAAATGATAATGAAATCAATATGGGATTTATATAAAAAGGATAAATTTATGAATATAGCACTTCAAGGAACAGGACACAAAAGCTTTGTGTTCGGATTTAATGATGTTAAAGCAAAAGAAGATATTCAGGTATTATATGAAAATAGTGATAAGGGGCTAAAATTTCAAGCACGAATTCAAAGCATTAAAAATGTACAATTGCTAAGCCAAAGTTATCATTTAGAAAATGGACATTTTTTGGATATAAATGTTCAAAGCAAGCTTATATCTTTTGAAAATTTCTTAAGTCAAACTTATGGTGATTTTAAATATTTTTGTGTTGTTGATTTTATAAAACATAATACAAAAATACACTATAAATCAAAAGAAGCAGATACTAAGAATAAGCTTTATCATCTTGCAAGTGCATATGCTTTTCCTAAAAAGGGTTGGATAGATGAAAAAGTATTAAACATTAATAATATTTCACCTTATCAAAATATACTTATAGAAGGATTGTTTTGCATAAAAGAACAAGAATTGCTAGAAATTTTAAAACAAAATGAAAATTTGATAAAAAATAATTTTTATTTAAAGGATTATGATTTTTCAAAAGGCTTAAAGAAGCTTTTAGATGTGAGTTTAGATATCTTATTTGCAAACATTGGCACGAAAAATTTTAAACCCTATAAACTAGAAATAGACTCTATCACTCATGAGGATACAGAAAGAAAAATTTCTTTTATAAGCTACTAAAAGATTATTTTAGTAGCTTTTTTATCCTTTTTATAAATTGCTCTTCTTTTTGGATGATATACTCAAGAGTGATTTCTTTATCTGAATTTTGATCATCTTCAAGGAAAATTCCATCAACTATAAATTGATACTCATCTGAAAGGATAGAATTTTCACTATGGCATTTTTCTTCGTTAAAATTTTGCATAGGATACAAAAGCCCGCCTAAAAGTACTTTGCCTATCTTTTGATAATATCCCATATAGGTATGAATTTGAAACAAGTCATTTCTGTCTAAATCTCCCATGCCATTTTGGCTTTTACCTTCCATTGTCATTTTTTTATATTTAGTATCAAAGACTATATAATTATCATCTTTAGATAAAACAATATCGGGTATTATATAGCGTTTATAAAAGCTATTTTTATAAATTTCAAGTTTTGGAGAATCAAGCATGTATTCTTCGAAATTATTTCTTAAAAGCTTGCTTATATAAATTTCAAAAAGTTCTGCTATATTGATGATAAAACTATAGCTTTTTTGATCATTTTTATTTTTGCTAGTGAAATTTTCGCTTTCTATGATCATTTTTGCATATTT
The window above is part of the Campylobacter coli genome. Proteins encoded here:
- a CDS encoding PD-(D/E)XK nuclease family protein produces the protein MQDFIEELLKVSETFKNNAKKGMSDINIFEALGVEHKENYHSKFIAYLINPHADHYQELFANEFLKKLGESVQASNFKELTVQDIESVETEACVKDNRRIDILISLKDKRYIIIENKLYAKDQKNQLKDYINHLKNKIKSIDNFHENILTIYLHMDENAEPSQISLGAKNGFKIQNNFIHDSSNKTMSYYFKMDYKWIKEWINLCISTCKDKFEKNEIEEDFKEDMENVIFTLNQYKTLLKWYLTEEFEAKDDVLRFLKENLEKTMTLYKYTKNKNDFKDIEYDKYKKAKDIVKDKWDELCKELVSEFFHELKEKFEKAQSINKHGQWLGCELDENRFNYDWFDFYPEIYKGEDDVRPSIGVYFGKSKYNHFGLTFKINYLEGDEKYKQYINCFQELTGKNTDNICRHNEHYYCDKFENFSNSKEEYAFIYWLINNHGDWTAEFSKILEEFLNKETIKSALEEINEILKPSK